A segment of the Kiloniellales bacterium genome:
GATCGCCTGGGTCAGAAGCTGCTGAACGCTGAAGCCGGTCATCATGAAGACCTTGGCGTCGGGCTTGATCTTGCGGATCTCCAGGAAGCTCTCGACCCCGTTCATGCCGGGCATCATGACGTCCATCAGGCTGACGTCGAAATCCTGCTCCTTGAAGATCTGCACCGCCGACTCGCCGTCGAACGCCAGCGTGACCTGGTGGCCGAACATCTCGAGCACCTCGCCCAAGCCTTCGGCGGCGTCCCGATCATCGTCGACCACGAAAATCTTCAAGGGTCTAGACATGTTAGGCCTCCGTTTCCTAGCGTACCCTTCGGTACGCCGGCTCGACCGGCATTGTGCTCCGATCTTCTCTTGCGCCTCTCCGACCCGCTGGACCGGCTTCCGGTCCCAGGATCCATGCCATAGGATTTAGATTCATCGGGTAAATATTACGTAAAAGAGATTTTAACCTTCTCAGAACATAAACTTTGCAATATCCAAGTATTCGATGAAGAATTTAAAGTATTCGTCTTGTCCTTCAGCTGAAATCAATAAGAACTCAGCTCCCATCAGGCCGCCGTTCCGGCGCCGGGCGCGGAGCGGGGCTTGGCGCCGGCGACCGCTGTGCGGTGCAGGAGGCGCCGTGTACCGTCGTAATCGTTGACGGCCAGATGCTGGGTCACCCGGTTGTCCCAGACCGCGAGCGACCCCGCGGTCCAGCGGATCCGGCAGGTGAACTCCGGACGCTCCACCTGGCTCTGGAGGTAGTCGAGCAGTGGCCGGCTCTCGGCCTCGGTCATGCCGGCGAAGCGCTGCGTGTAGACCGGGTTGACGAAAAGCGCCTGGCGGCCGCTCGCCGGGTGGCGGCAGACCACGGGGTGTTCGGTCTCGAAATCGGCCGCCGGATTGCCGCGGTCCATGCGGACCGAGCGGCTGAGCCGGAGGCCGGCGAGCCCCGCCGTGCGCGTGCCGTGGATGGTCGCGCCGCTGTGCACCGCGTTCAGCCCTTGCAGGCAGCGTTGCAGGCCGGGCGACAGAGAGTCAAAGACCGCCGCCATGTTGGACCAGAGGGTGTCGCCCCCGTAGGCCGGGACCTCCAGCGCATAGAGCAGGGAGCCCAGGGGCGGTTCCGGCAGAAAGCTGAAGTCGGAATGCCAGGTCCCGCCGAAGGTGGCGATTCGCTCTTCGTCGGCCTCCTTGAGCACCCTGATGATTTCCGGATGGTCGGGATGGGGGGCGATGAAGGGCAGCGTGAGCGGCGGCCCGAACAGCCGGGTCGCGGCGATCTGCCTCTCCGGGCTCAGCGCCTGGTCCCGGAACAGCAGCACGAAGTACCGGGCGAAGGCCCGCAGAAGCTCGTC
Coding sequences within it:
- a CDS encoding response regulator: MSRPLKIFVVDDDRDAAEGLGEVLEMFGHQVTLAFDGESAVQIFKEQDFDVSLMDVMMPGMNGVESFLEIRKIKPDAKVFMMTGFSVQQLLTQAI
- a CDS encoding TauD/TfdA family dioxygenase, with translation MAAEAAFRTFALRPLAGALGAEIAGVDLSRPLETEQHDELLRAFARYFVLLFRDQALSPERQIAATRLFGPPLTLPFIAPHPDHPEIIRVLKEADEERIATFGGTWHSDFSFLPEPPLGSLLYALEVPAYGGDTLWSNMAAVFDSLSPGLQRCLQGLNAVHSGATIHGTRTAGLAGLRLSRSVRMDRGNPAADFETEHPVVCRHPASGRQALFVNPVYTQRFAGMTEAESRPLLDYLQSQVERPEFTCRIRWTAGSLAVWDNRVTQHLAVNDYDGTRRLLHRTAVAGAKPRSAPGAGTAA